In Streptomyces sp. NBC_00704, a genomic segment contains:
- a CDS encoding AAA family ATPase, translating into MTPPAAQASGEEGDSGNGDIESGATMRFSAVALKREIAEHAAAAAEPVGSAQEAAAGVREGDEDSPVAPERDRGTDGAQGPVDGSRPAQLPAPDVTEPPVAQTEPTGAHEPHATADAADDEGGRDAGAAGARSSEEPVAREGEGAAVAVPEESPVVGDAAPGHSAAEAASDTAAPQAPEPPHHQEPQDSLPQDSVPSDGAPRDSVPQDAPPTGPPVWTPPPVPQGDLPPLPPSYEPAAPAPAAQWPAQPQPADAPAPVPAPAPAQQPPVQPQTAPPAPAGWNPPGPQPVPAAPQPGYGFPQPGETPAPAPGGYGFPQPPAPAPTAQQAPPAPQPGYGFPQPGAPAPSPAAPPGGYGFPQQNSGPVAPQAQPGYGFPQPSAPQPQPQAQSQAPQAAQPQPGVQPGVPQQPDGSFPMAAPQGFPPGTPHSAAPQGHPQGHPQGFPGGAQQQAPYAPQAPAPAPAPGQAPIPAQTQAQTQAQAQAQTPVTAPGADVPSQSHPAGAPQMPQQPVDPRTGAAWPQPIQHDQRQPVNPGAAPLGYTAAVELSSDRLLNNKRQKAKSGRPAASSSRFKLGGKKEEAERQRKLELIRTPVLSCYRIAVISLKGGVGKTTTTTALGATLATERQDKILAIDANPDAGTLGRRVRRETGATIRDLVQAIPYLNSYMDIRRFTSQAPSGLEIIANDVDPAVSTTFNDEDYRRAIDVLGNQYPIILTDSGTGLLYSAMRGVLDLADQLIIISTPSVDGASSASTTLDWLSAHGYAELVSRSLTVISGVRETGKMIKVDDIVAHFETRCRGVVVVPFDEHLAAGAEVDLDMMRPKVREAYFNLTALVAEDFIRHQQRQGLWTSDGNPPPVAAPPMPGQQTPGQPAPGQPYPAQAGQPYPHVPQPGPGQPYPQQGQPYPQDPGHPYPHQQPPQAQPQSQPHPQSQPQPQQPHPGYPPPGYGYPQQPQPQQPHAPQPGQQPPQQ; encoded by the coding sequence GTGACGCCTCCGGCCGCGCAAGCGTCGGGAGAGGAGGGGGACTCCGGGAACGGCGATATCGAGAGCGGCGCCACCATGCGCTTCTCCGCGGTCGCCCTCAAGCGGGAGATCGCCGAACACGCCGCCGCCGCGGCCGAGCCCGTGGGTTCCGCGCAGGAAGCCGCCGCCGGGGTGCGCGAGGGTGACGAGGACTCGCCTGTCGCGCCCGAGCGCGACCGAGGCACGGACGGGGCGCAGGGTCCGGTGGACGGTTCCCGGCCCGCCCAGCTCCCTGCCCCGGACGTGACCGAGCCGCCCGTGGCGCAGACGGAGCCGACCGGGGCCCACGAGCCCCACGCCACCGCCGACGCTGCCGACGACGAAGGCGGGAGGGACGCCGGCGCGGCCGGAGCCCGGTCTTCCGAGGAACCGGTGGCTCGGGAGGGCGAGGGTGCGGCTGTCGCCGTGCCCGAGGAATCTCCCGTGGTCGGGGACGCGGCGCCCGGACACTCCGCCGCCGAAGCTGCGTCGGACACCGCTGCCCCGCAGGCCCCGGAACCCCCGCACCACCAGGAGCCGCAGGACAGCTTGCCGCAGGACAGCGTGCCCTCGGACGGTGCGCCCCGGGACAGCGTGCCTCAGGACGCTCCGCCCACCGGCCCGCCCGTCTGGACTCCCCCGCCCGTCCCTCAGGGGGATCTGCCTCCGCTGCCGCCGTCGTACGAGCCGGCCGCCCCCGCTCCGGCGGCCCAGTGGCCGGCCCAGCCGCAGCCGGCCGATGCCCCGGCGCCCGTCCCGGCTCCCGCGCCCGCGCAGCAGCCCCCGGTCCAGCCGCAGACGGCTCCCCCCGCGCCGGCCGGGTGGAATCCGCCGGGCCCGCAGCCCGTTCCGGCCGCACCGCAGCCCGGTTACGGCTTCCCGCAGCCCGGCGAGACTCCGGCGCCCGCGCCCGGAGGCTACGGCTTCCCGCAGCCTCCGGCGCCCGCGCCGACGGCCCAGCAGGCGCCCCCGGCCCCGCAGCCGGGCTACGGTTTCCCCCAGCCCGGCGCTCCGGCGCCCAGCCCCGCGGCCCCGCCCGGCGGCTACGGCTTCCCGCAGCAGAACAGCGGCCCCGTCGCGCCCCAGGCGCAGCCCGGCTACGGCTTCCCCCAGCCGTCCGCGCCGCAGCCGCAGCCCCAGGCCCAGTCGCAGGCCCCGCAAGCCGCCCAGCCGCAGCCCGGTGTCCAGCCGGGGGTTCCGCAGCAGCCGGACGGGTCCTTCCCGATGGCCGCTCCTCAGGGGTTCCCCCCGGGCACTCCGCACAGCGCGGCCCCGCAGGGCCATCCGCAGGGCCATCCGCAGGGTTTCCCGGGAGGCGCTCAGCAGCAGGCCCCGTACGCGCCTCAGGCCCCCGCGCCCGCCCCCGCGCCCGGACAGGCGCCGATTCCTGCACAGACGCAGGCGCAGACGCAGGCGCAGGCGCAGGCGCAGACGCCGGTGACCGCGCCCGGTGCTGACGTGCCGTCGCAGAGTCACCCGGCGGGCGCACCGCAGATGCCGCAGCAGCCCGTCGACCCCCGGACCGGGGCCGCGTGGCCGCAGCCGATCCAGCACGACCAGCGGCAGCCGGTCAATCCCGGTGCCGCGCCCCTGGGTTACACGGCCGCCGTCGAGCTGTCGTCCGACCGGCTGCTCAACAACAAGAGGCAGAAGGCGAAGAGCGGGCGTCCCGCCGCCTCGTCGTCCCGGTTCAAGCTCGGCGGGAAGAAGGAGGAGGCCGAGCGGCAGCGGAAGCTGGAGCTGATCCGCACGCCGGTGCTGTCGTGCTACCGGATCGCGGTGATCAGCCTCAAGGGCGGCGTGGGCAAGACGACGACCACCACCGCGCTCGGGGCGACGCTGGCCACCGAGCGCCAGGACAAGATCCTCGCCATCGACGCCAACCCGGACGCCGGCACGCTCGGCCGGCGGGTGCGCCGCGAGACCGGGGCGACGATCCGGGACCTCGTCCAGGCGATCCCGTACCTCAACTCGTACATGGACATCCGGCGGTTCACCTCCCAGGCGCCGTCCGGCCTGGAGATCATCGCCAACGACGTCGACCCGGCCGTCTCGACGACGTTCAACGACGAGGACTACCGGCGCGCGATCGACGTGCTCGGCAACCAGTACCCGATCATCCTCACCGACTCGGGCACCGGTCTGCTCTACAGCGCCATGCGCGGGGTGCTCGACCTCGCCGACCAGCTCATCATCATCTCCACCCCGTCCGTGGACGGCGCGAGCAGCGCCAGCACCACGCTGGACTGGCTGTCGGCGCACGGGTACGCCGAGTTGGTCTCGCGGTCCCTCACCGTCATCTCCGGGGTGCGCGAGACCGGCAAGATGATCAAGGTGGACGACATCGTGGCGCACTTCGAGACCCGTTGCCGCGGTGTCGTCGTCGTGCCCTTCGACGAGCACCTGGCCGCCGGCGCCGAGGTCGACCTCGACATGATGCGGCCCAAGGTGCGCGAGGCGTACTTCAACCTGACGGCGTTGGTCGCGGAGGACTTCATCCGTCACCAGCAGCGCCAGGGGCTGTGGACCAGCGACGGCAACCCGCCCCCGGTGGCCGCCCCGCCGATGCCGGGTCAGCAGACGCCGGGTCAGCCGGCGCCCGGGCAGCCGTACCCGGCGCAGGCGGGCCAGCCGTACCCGCACGTTCCGCAGCCCGGCCCCGGCCAGCCCTACCCCCAGCAGGGGCAGCCCTACCCGCAGGACCCGGGCCACCCCTATCCGCACCAGCAGCCCCCGCAGGCTCAGCCCCAGTCCCAGCCCCACCCTCAGTCCCAGCCGCAGCCCCAGCAGCCGCACCCGGGGTATCCCCCGCCGGGCTACGGCTACCCGCAGCAGCCCCAGCCCCAGCAGCCGCACGCGCCGCAGCCCGGGCAGCAGCCTCCGCAGCAGTAA
- the eccE gene encoding type VII secretion protein EccE — protein sequence MASRTGVRSAGRSRPGGSAAAGSPPPGRPSAHGTLRVRSGSGRRRSFRLQRLVLVEIAAALLLVGWASGPMALPAAGILAVVLVVLAFVRRRGRSLPEWLATARELKARRRRAGRLGIPPGTEPGFGPAVECDPGLRTYVYGGRDRRPVGLVGDGTFVTVVLQVEADATAMRAPRDRQPLPLALVRDALDVDGIRLESAQIVLHTQPAPALHLPPQSVAVANYLPLQEQTGAPAVRITWIALKLDPEQCPQAVAVRGGGLIGAQKCAVRAADHLASRLTGAGFRATVLNEEELTAAIATSACANPLVTAEAGRTGQLDRRTEESSRSWRCDNRRHTTYWLHRWPASGADGPSLPQFVALITAVPALATTFSVTLARGDRQEVSLAGHVRVTGRSDDELVAARRAVQGAARHAGAGLARLDREQVPGMLATLPLGGAR from the coding sequence ATGGCTTCGCGAACAGGCGTGCGCTCCGCCGGCCGGTCACGGCCCGGGGGCTCCGCGGCTGCCGGATCGCCGCCGCCCGGGCGGCCGTCGGCTCACGGCACGCTCCGGGTCCGGTCCGGTAGCGGCCGACGCCGGTCGTTCCGCCTGCAACGGCTCGTGCTGGTGGAGATCGCGGCCGCGCTCCTGCTCGTCGGCTGGGCGAGCGGCCCCATGGCGCTGCCCGCTGCGGGGATCCTCGCCGTGGTGCTGGTGGTCCTCGCCTTCGTCCGTCGCCGGGGCCGCTCGCTGCCGGAGTGGCTCGCCACCGCACGGGAGCTGAAGGCCCGTCGGCGGCGTGCGGGCAGGCTGGGGATACCGCCCGGCACCGAGCCCGGTTTCGGGCCGGCCGTGGAGTGCGATCCCGGGCTGCGGACCTACGTGTACGGCGGCCGTGACCGCCGGCCCGTCGGGCTCGTCGGGGACGGGACCTTCGTCACCGTCGTGCTCCAGGTGGAGGCCGACGCGACGGCGATGCGGGCACCGCGCGACCGGCAGCCGCTGCCGCTCGCCCTGGTGCGGGACGCCCTCGACGTGGACGGCATCCGGCTGGAGTCCGCGCAGATCGTGCTGCACACCCAGCCGGCGCCCGCGCTGCATCTGCCTCCGCAGTCCGTGGCCGTGGCCAACTACCTCCCCTTGCAGGAGCAGACCGGAGCGCCTGCGGTGCGCATCACCTGGATCGCGCTGAAACTCGATCCGGAGCAGTGTCCGCAGGCCGTGGCCGTACGCGGAGGCGGTCTGATCGGGGCTCAGAAGTGCGCCGTCCGCGCGGCGGATCACCTCGCGAGCCGGCTCACCGGCGCCGGATTCCGGGCGACGGTGCTGAACGAGGAGGAGCTGACGGCCGCCATCGCCACGTCCGCCTGCGCCAATCCGCTGGTGACCGCGGAGGCGGGACGGACCGGGCAGCTGGATCGGCGCACCGAGGAGAGCAGCCGGAGCTGGCGGTGCGACAACCGGCGTCACACCACGTACTGGTTGCACCGGTGGCCCGCGTCGGGCGCCGACGGCCCGTCCCTTCCGCAGTTCGTGGCCCTGATCACGGCGGTGCCCGCGCTCGCCACCACGTTCAGCGTCACCCTCGCGCGCGGTGACCGCCAGGAGGTGTCCCTGGCCGGGCACGTGCGGGTGACGGGCCGCAGCGACGACGAACTCGTGGCGGCCCGGCGCGCGGTGCAGGGTGCGGCCCGGCACGCCGGCGCCGGACTGGCCCGTCTGGACCGCGAGCAGGTGCCGGGCATGCTCGCCACGCTGCCCCTCGGAGGTGCCCGATGA
- a CDS encoding serine protease, whose product MAGRGPRAPWHDGGRGAPRDAPADASRTAPDATRTVAHGTPTAPDAVPGLVRISDHTGRPRGAGFVADHHGTVVTGHEAVDGLSRLVLHADGDRTCTVTADAVTPLPGLGLALVRTEGLGTDPLPVTVRDGVESGRYVRLAAGCWREARVLAEASATYPAPDRPHRLDGVLELAIGTAGRDALRPGGGAAGGPVLDAGTGAVVAVLNTALRRDDRDACFAVPLRPLTGATGDRRDEKRNEPVTASPTAPTAAATAGTAATAATASATASTAASTAATAWGTWGAGRAAEELPARAGEAAWPDGVGRPGEAIAADGAAMPEAGAPAQGVRTRGTPSPTTAAARTCGAAGAAEAAEAAGTPGARPTVIRPAASAVRARPEGPLAELLARNAATVPAYGADLNLAAVLELTATSVGSDGPQGALRHSLDRTGNGSRTAASEPVERAFPAREFARFAASEATVLGLVGAPGSGRTTELAALAARRAGGDRPAPTLWLRGADLRDEDASLADAARRTLARAARIVTASRPAPAPTPAASCAPAAPGDVTPERLARLARAVGRPLLILLDGPEEMPPVLAHRLTEWTEGTARWLAETGARLVVACRSEYWEHAGALFPPETLHGSAPAGDPLPPCVRLGDFTPEEAREARARHCLPDGALVFPDDRHPLTLRLLGEVRAALPGPPGPDPVDRDDVLSAHLDLMCLRVAVRLAAANGLRGNAVRRLAAKVSGQVHEAARRSLGPGQGGLDRASFEDVFPWGPAPARLGGGTGWASAVLAEGLLVPAGDGYRFAHEELADWIQGAHLDLDEALRALVHRCDTPEDGRPLPVPHHRIGPVVQALLLLARQQGPHRLAARLRELTHALEADPDSWWAARLLTETLLRVPDATPYTAVLRLIADLIGAGAADALRSADLGPAFWTRLALPPDARLDLLRRLVLADGAPHDADAPRYLDAVAGLLAADPRAVQSHLTHWFDDERPLPATPHATVATAAQALLHTHRHRAPDDLTEALADCAHPRADELLAVLAEDEPSALCRAVDRWAHDERPARRAAAATHAPHVAPHVRTERDRLLLRRAARALLARPADRTLHGGALALLVRDPGTRAHHLAHALERFAAGDPRLPPEALLTALSTHPEPVLDALRTRLHTPARPAPDPQAPDRQAPDRRTDTRRTGPRLPQTETEPRTDTEREPGTGSAREPGTGPAREPETETEAEKETGSGRGSGTEGILNALVEAATPALAPGIAALLRETLERRPECAGRLAESVGRRLDDGPTARALVLPLVRALLDGDCPEQARAALAGMLAAPGTAPSEPLRRELLDRLLTHERAPAVLAAVLYGAAGRDGEDLRALVHRTGLLLVRTPDGATRFDRGLVDLGRHVPGFAAQVVDWLTRDPGEWAAVVGPSARRTLESLAGARVPA is encoded by the coding sequence ATGGCGGGACGGGGCCCGCGGGCACCGTGGCACGACGGCGGGCGCGGCGCGCCCCGGGACGCTCCGGCGGACGCCTCCCGTACCGCCCCGGACGCCACCCGTACCGTCGCGCACGGCACCCCTACGGCCCCGGACGCCGTCCCCGGCCTCGTCCGCATCAGCGACCACACCGGCCGGCCGCGCGGCGCCGGGTTCGTCGCCGACCATCACGGCACGGTGGTCACCGGCCACGAGGCGGTCGACGGCCTGTCCCGGCTCGTGCTGCACGCCGACGGCGACCGCACGTGCACCGTCACCGCCGACGCGGTCACCCCGCTGCCCGGCCTCGGCCTGGCCCTCGTGCGCACCGAGGGCCTCGGCACGGACCCCCTGCCGGTGACCGTGCGGGACGGCGTGGAGAGCGGCAGATACGTCCGGCTGGCCGCCGGCTGCTGGCGCGAGGCCCGGGTCCTTGCCGAGGCGAGCGCGACGTACCCGGCGCCCGACCGCCCTCACCGCCTCGACGGCGTCCTGGAGCTGGCCATCGGCACCGCGGGCCGGGACGCGCTGCGGCCGGGCGGCGGCGCGGCGGGCGGGCCGGTCCTCGACGCCGGGACCGGCGCGGTCGTCGCCGTCCTGAACACCGCGCTGCGCCGCGACGACCGCGACGCCTGCTTCGCCGTGCCGCTGCGGCCCCTCACCGGCGCGACAGGCGACCGGCGGGACGAGAAGAGGAACGAACCGGTCACGGCCTCACCGACGGCCCCGACGGCGGCGGCGACAGCGGGAACGGCGGCAACGGCGGCAACGGCGTCGGCAACGGCGTCGACAGCGGCGTCGACAGCGGCAACGGCCTGGGGGACTTGGGGGGCCGGCCGGGCGGCGGAGGAGCTGCCCGCGCGTGCGGGGGAGGCGGCTTGGCCCGACGGCGTGGGGAGGCCGGGGGAGGCGATCGCGGCCGACGGCGCGGCGATGCCGGAGGCGGGAGCCCCGGCCCAAGGTGTCCGGACACGGGGAACGCCCTCGCCGACCACGGCGGCGGCTCGTACCTGCGGTGCTGCGGGGGCCGCAGAGGCCGCGGAGGCCGCCGGGACTCCGGGCGCACGGCCGACCGTGATCCGCCCCGCCGCCAGCGCGGTGCGGGCGCGGCCCGAGGGGCCCCTCGCCGAGCTGCTCGCCCGCAACGCGGCCACCGTCCCCGCGTACGGTGCGGACCTCAACCTGGCGGCCGTCCTGGAGCTCACGGCGACGTCCGTCGGCTCGGACGGTCCGCAGGGCGCGCTGCGCCACTCCCTCGACCGCACCGGGAACGGATCCCGCACCGCAGCCTCCGAGCCAGTCGAACGCGCCTTCCCCGCCCGGGAGTTCGCGCGGTTCGCGGCGAGCGAGGCCACCGTCCTCGGCCTGGTCGGCGCTCCGGGCAGCGGCCGTACGACGGAACTCGCCGCCCTCGCCGCCCGCCGCGCCGGGGGCGACCGGCCCGCACCCACGCTGTGGCTGCGCGGCGCCGACCTGCGCGACGAGGACGCCTCGCTCGCCGACGCGGCCCGCCGCACCCTGGCCAGGGCCGCCCGCATCGTGACGGCCTCGCGACCGGCCCCGGCCCCCACCCCGGCGGCCTCCTGCGCCCCGGCCGCCCCCGGCGACGTCACCCCCGAACGGCTCGCCCGCCTCGCCCGCGCCGTCGGGCGACCGCTGCTGATCCTCCTCGACGGCCCCGAGGAGATGCCCCCGGTCCTCGCGCACCGGCTCACCGAGTGGACCGAGGGCACGGCACGATGGCTCGCGGAGACCGGGGCCCGGCTGGTGGTGGCGTGCCGCAGCGAGTACTGGGAGCACGCGGGAGCCCTGTTCCCGCCCGAGACGCTGCACGGATCCGCGCCCGCGGGCGATCCGCTCCCGCCCTGCGTCCGGCTGGGCGACTTCACGCCCGAGGAGGCGCGCGAGGCCCGCGCCCGCCACTGCCTTCCCGACGGCGCGCTCGTCTTCCCCGACGACCGGCACCCGCTCACCCTGCGCCTGCTCGGCGAGGTCCGGGCCGCGCTCCCCGGCCCGCCCGGACCGGACCCCGTCGACCGCGACGACGTCCTGTCCGCCCACCTCGACCTGATGTGCCTGCGCGTCGCGGTCCGCCTCGCCGCCGCGAACGGGCTGCGCGGCAACGCCGTACGACGCCTCGCGGCCAAGGTCTCCGGCCAGGTGCACGAGGCCGCCCGGCGCAGCCTCGGGCCGGGACAGGGCGGCCTGGACCGGGCGTCGTTCGAGGACGTCTTCCCCTGGGGGCCCGCGCCCGCCCGCCTCGGAGGCGGAACCGGCTGGGCGTCCGCCGTCCTCGCCGAGGGCCTCCTCGTGCCGGCCGGCGACGGCTACCGCTTCGCCCACGAGGAACTGGCCGACTGGATCCAGGGCGCCCACCTCGACCTGGACGAGGCACTGCGCGCCCTGGTCCACCGCTGCGACACCCCCGAGGACGGCCGCCCGCTGCCCGTCCCGCACCACCGCATCGGCCCCGTCGTCCAGGCCCTGCTCCTCCTCGCCCGCCAGCAGGGCCCGCACCGGCTCGCCGCCCGGCTCCGCGAGTTGACCCACGCCCTCGAAGCCGACCCGGACTCCTGGTGGGCCGCCCGCCTGCTCACCGAGACCCTGCTGCGCGTCCCGGACGCCACCCCCTACACGGCCGTCCTGCGCCTGATCGCGGACCTGATCGGCGCCGGCGCCGCGGACGCCCTCCGGTCCGCCGACCTCGGCCCCGCCTTCTGGACGCGGCTCGCCCTCCCGCCCGACGCCCGGCTCGACCTGCTGCGCCGCCTGGTCCTCGCCGACGGCGCCCCGCACGACGCGGACGCCCCCCGCTACCTCGACGCCGTCGCCGGCCTCCTCGCCGCCGACCCCCGCGCCGTACAGTCGCACCTCACGCACTGGTTCGACGACGAACGGCCGCTGCCCGCGACCCCGCACGCGACGGTGGCGACAGCGGCGCAGGCGCTGCTGCACACCCACCGCCACCGGGCGCCCGACGACCTCACCGAGGCCCTCGCCGACTGCGCCCACCCGCGCGCCGACGAACTGCTCGCGGTGCTCGCCGAGGACGAACCGTCCGCGCTGTGCCGGGCCGTCGACCGGTGGGCGCACGACGAGCGGCCCGCCCGGCGGGCGGCGGCGGCGACCCACGCGCCGCACGTCGCACCGCACGTGCGCACGGAACGGGACCGCCTGCTGCTGCGCCGCGCCGCCCGCGCCCTGCTCGCCCGCCCGGCCGACCGCACCCTGCACGGCGGCGCCCTCGCCCTCCTCGTCCGGGACCCCGGGACGCGCGCCCACCACCTCGCGCACGCCCTGGAGCGGTTCGCGGCGGGCGACCCGCGGCTGCCCCCGGAGGCCCTGCTCACCGCCCTGAGCACCCACCCCGAGCCGGTCCTGGACGCCCTCCGCACCCGCCTGCACACCCCCGCCCGCCCGGCGCCCGACCCGCAGGCCCCCGACCGGCAGGCCCCCGACCGGCGGACGGACACGCGTCGGACGGGCCCTCGGCTGCCACAGACAGAGACGGAACCCAGGACGGACACGGAGAGGGAGCCGGGAACAGGGTCGGCGAGGGAGCCGGGAACAGGGCCGGCGAGGGAGCCGGAGACGGAGACAGAGGCGGAGAAGGAAACGGGTTCGGGGAGGGGGTCGGGGACGGAGGGCATCCTGAACGCCCTCGTGGAGGCCGCCACCCCGGCCCTCGCCCCTGGGATCGCCGCGCTCCTGCGGGAGACGCTCGAACGGCGGCCGGAGTGCGCCGGGCGTCTGGCCGAGTCCGTCGGCCGCCGCTTGGACGACGGTCCGACCGCGCGCGCCCTCGTCCTCCCGCTGGTCCGCGCCCTGTTGGACGGAGACTGTCCCGAGCAGGCGCGGGCCGCCCTGGCCGGGATGCTGGCCGCTCCCGGTACCGCGCCGTCCGAGCCCCTGCGCCGCGAACTCCTGGACCGCCTCCTCACACACGAACGCGCCCCGGCCGTCCTGGCCGCCGTCCTGTACGGGGCCGCCGGGCGCGACGGCGAGGACCTGCGCGCACTCGTCCACCGCACCGGCCTCCTCCTCGTCCGCACCCCGGACGGCGCGACGCGCTTCGACCGCGGCCTGGTCGACCTCGGACGTCATGTGCCGGGATTCGCCGCCCAGGTGGTGGACTGGCTCACCCGGGACCCGGGGGAGTGGGCGGCGGTGGTCGGACCCAGCGCCCGCCGGACCCTGGAGAGCCTGGCGGGAGCGCGCGTGCCCGCGTGA
- the truB gene encoding tRNA pseudouridine(55) synthase TruB, with protein sequence MNRKPTPPDGLVIVDKPSGFTSHDVVAKMRGIAGTRRVGHAGTLDPMATGVLVLGIEKATKLLGHLALTEKEYLGTIRLGQTTLTDDAEGEITGSTDASKVTRDAIDAGIAQLSGRIMQVPSKVSAIKINGVRSYKRARDGEDFEIPARPVTVSSFSVYDVRDAVAEDGTAVLDLVVSVVCSSGTYIRALARDLGAGLGVGGHLTALRRTRVGPYKLDSAKTLDQLQQELSVMPIADAASAAFPRWNVDAKRARLLLNGVRLEMPEEYADAGAVAVFDPEGRFLALVEEQKGKAKSLAVLG encoded by the coding sequence ATGAACCGCAAGCCGACCCCGCCCGACGGCCTCGTCATCGTCGACAAGCCGTCGGGCTTCACTTCGCACGACGTCGTGGCCAAGATGCGCGGGATCGCGGGCACCCGCCGCGTCGGCCACGCCGGCACGCTCGACCCGATGGCCACGGGCGTCCTCGTCCTCGGCATCGAGAAGGCGACCAAGCTCCTCGGGCACCTCGCGCTCACCGAGAAGGAGTACCTGGGCACGATCCGGCTCGGCCAGACGACCCTGACCGACGACGCCGAGGGCGAGATCACGGGGTCCACGGACGCCTCGAAGGTCACCCGGGACGCGATCGACGCCGGCATCGCCCAGCTCAGCGGCCGCATCATGCAGGTGCCGTCCAAGGTCAGCGCCATCAAGATCAACGGCGTGCGCTCCTACAAGCGGGCCCGTGACGGCGAGGACTTCGAGATCCCGGCCCGCCCGGTCACCGTCTCGTCCTTCTCGGTTTACGACGTCCGCGACGCCGTCGCCGAGGACGGCACCGCCGTCCTGGACCTGGTGGTCTCCGTCGTCTGCTCCTCCGGCACCTACATCCGGGCCCTCGCCCGCGACCTGGGCGCCGGACTCGGCGTCGGCGGCCACCTCACCGCCCTGCGCCGCACCCGCGTCGGCCCCTACAAGCTGGACTCGGCCAAGACGCTCGACCAGCTCCAGCAGGAGCTGAGCGTGATGCCCATCGCCGACGCGGCCTCCGCCGCGTTCCCCCGCTGGAACGTGGACGCCAAGCGGGCCCGGCTGCTCCTCAACGGCGTACGCCTGGAGATGCCCGAGGAGTACGCCGACGCGGGCGCCGTGGCCGTCTTCGACCCCGAGGGCCGCTTCCTGGCCCTGGTGGAGGAACAGAAGGGCAAGGCGAAGAGCCTGGCCGTCCTGGGCTGA
- a CDS encoding bifunctional riboflavin kinase/FAD synthetase — protein sequence MQRWRGLEDIPEDWGRSVVTIGSYDGVHRGHQLIIRHAVDRARELGVPAVVVTFDPHPSEVVRPGSHPPLLAPHHRRAELMAELGVDAVLILPFTTEFSKLSPADFVVKVLVDKLHAKAVVEGPNFRFGHKAAGDVDFLTEQGKVYDFDVEVVDLVLCGDAGGGQPFSSTLTRRLVAEGDLAGAGEILGRPHRVEGVVVRGAQRGRELGFPTANVETLPHTAIPADGVYAGWLHVAGEAMPAAISVGTNPQFDGTERTVEAYAIDRVGLDLYGLHVAVDFLAFVRGQAKFDSLEGLLEQMARDVQRCRELVAAQQP from the coding sequence GTGCAGCGCTGGCGTGGCTTGGAGGACATCCCCGAGGACTGGGGACGCAGCGTCGTCACCATCGGGTCCTACGACGGGGTCCACCGCGGGCACCAGCTGATCATCCGGCATGCCGTGGACCGCGCCCGTGAGCTGGGCGTTCCCGCGGTCGTCGTCACGTTCGACCCGCACCCCAGCGAGGTCGTCCGCCCCGGCAGCCACCCGCCGCTGCTCGCCCCGCACCACCGCCGCGCCGAGCTGATGGCGGAACTGGGCGTCGACGCGGTCCTGATCCTGCCCTTCACGACGGAGTTCTCGAAGCTCTCGCCGGCCGACTTCGTGGTGAAGGTCCTCGTCGACAAGCTGCACGCCAAGGCGGTCGTCGAGGGCCCCAACTTCCGCTTCGGCCACAAGGCGGCGGGCGACGTCGACTTCCTCACGGAGCAGGGCAAGGTCTACGACTTCGACGTCGAGGTCGTCGACCTGGTGCTGTGCGGAGACGCGGGCGGCGGGCAGCCGTTCTCCTCGACGCTGACCCGGCGCCTGGTCGCCGAGGGCGATCTCGCGGGCGCCGGCGAGATCCTCGGCCGCCCGCACCGGGTCGAGGGCGTCGTGGTGCGCGGGGCCCAGCGGGGCCGCGAACTCGGCTTCCCCACAGCGAACGTCGAGACGCTCCCGCACACCGCGATCCCGGCGGACGGCGTCTACGCGGGCTGGCTGCACGTGGCCGGCGAGGCGATGCCCGCCGCGATCTCCGTCGGCACGAACCCGCAGTTCGACGGCACGGAGCGCACCGTGGAGGCGTACGCCATCGACCGCGTGGGCCTCGACCTCTACGGACTGCACGTCGCCGTCGACTTCCTCGCCTTCGTGCGCGGTCAGGCCAAGTTCGACTCGCTGGAAGGCCTGTTGGAGCAGATGGCGCGGGACGTGCAGCGCTGCCGGGAACTGGTGGCGGCTCAGCAGCCGTAG